From the genome of Nicotiana tabacum cultivar K326 chromosome 2, ASM71507v2, whole genome shotgun sequence:
tagttttCTCCTCCTTTTCTACAACAACTTCGGTAACGGACGGTAGAGAGGTAAATGGTTTGGAAGACGAGGTCGATACCACAGTATCGACTGCTTCTCGAAGCTTGGTGGTATTTGGCAAGCCTGTGAAAGAAGGAATGAATTGTGTCaataatgaaataaggagagACAATGAAGAGATCTTCTAGAAAAGAGCACTCACCATAGGAACGAGCCTCTCACTTGCCTTTGGAGAGCTTACGCCACTCACGCTTGGAGTAGGTAAGCTGCTTGCATAtaccctcgatccactccttttGATGTGGGACCGCATTGGGGACTCGAGGGACAGCTGCACATCGGATGAGATATGTCATGAGTGGGAAAAGTAAATACAAGGATAAACTTTGATGGCATAAGAAGAAGTAAACTTACGATTCGATTTCCACCTCTCATGGAACGACATGAATTCGGGAGGAATAAAATCCTCGGTCTTTATCCAAACGAAACTCCCCTACCAACCTCGATCCCTGACCTCATCTATGTAGGAAAAGGGAGTCTTTTTCCCCCGACAGGCAAGTTTGATTAACCCTCTCGAAAGATTCGGGGGCTGTATACTCGAAGTCAGTGATCAACCGTGAATCGTGGCTCCTTCATATTATTCGCAAAGTGGCAGAGAGGATTCACAGTCCTTCAATAGGATGGATGAACTTGCCCGACGCAAATGTCATATCTTTTGCAAAACTCGAGGACTACCGTATCAACAGGACTAAATGTGAAAGGATACGTGTAAAAACTTAAGTCTCCTTCCACGTGTGTTGTGATTGCCTCATCAGGACTGGGAACAACTACGTCCTTGTCTTCCCATTTACAGTCCTCTCAGACAGGCTTGAGTGTCTCCTTGGTTATGGAGCAGGCATACCTCCATGCTTCCTCACCCTGATCTCCTTATGCGGATGCTTTCTCGACTTTAATGTTATTATCTATGGAACAACCGCCGGGGATAAAATATGTAAGAGGAGGTCCCGAGGCTACTACCGTAGGCACTGGCAGTGGCTAAAGAAGAGGTCGTCGATGCAGTGTTTTGAGGTACCAATTTTAAAGTCTTCACCATCCCTATCTGGGAATATGAAGATCTGGGGATCtgatatgaagatttgaagatttgataTGAAGATTTGGAGATAAGGTATGAAAGTTAGAAGATAAACTATGAAGATATGAAGGTATGAAGAACAAgttatgaaggtttgaaggatCGACAAACGGATGAAGATATGAAAAGCTGGAAGGTAACTTAGGGAAATCTGAAGTtagaaagcaaaaaaaaagtgAAAGTGAGAAACCAGAACTTTTATAGGGAAAGAGTAATGATTGAGAGACATTCCTTATTCGGTAACTACTGAGGTTGTACAATCGACGTTTGACGTGTGTCCAAAGTCAGAGCGACGtgactgatgggacgtttcaGTTCATCAGCTTGCGCATGATTTACGAGAGAAGGAACCGGGGTCAATTAGTCACTTCTCATCGCTCCTACAATCTACTCTCCAAGAAgtgaggggactatttgtatgtGGGTAAAATCGAGGATAGAGTTACCCCCGATTTCCTGTTGTAAAACAAGAAACGACGTTGCTGGTTACTGGCTCGGGTGAGACCGAAGATACCTACAGATCAGAACCAAGAATAGACGAATGATATAGCGGGTCTTGAGCACTGAATCCGGAGGGAATCAAGCTCTAGTGAGATGAATAATCGAGGGTAAAGAAAATGCGGTCAAAAGAGGCAAACGAGGAGCCGAAATATCCGCCATCAGTAGGATATTGCAGTGCGGATCACACTAGGTATTGGCTGCGGATCTTATTTTCGTGGGAAGgaaggaaagaaaagatttttactttatttagACTTTACTAGGGTTAAatctcctctactatataaagaggaggaCCCTTTCATTTTTTGTGGACTACTTTCACGTGTAACAAGGTAATAAAATTTACTTTGACTATTTTAAGTATTCTTTAGTTGTTCACTCGTTTATTCGTATCCGGACTCTATCTCGAGGACTCGATCGAGACCAACCGTTGGCATTTAAGCTAAACACAAGGCTTAATTACTACGTCACTTTGGTTTGATCGTTTTATCTCATTTCAATTCAATTATTTACTGTTCTTTGATTATTTGTGTTAAGTTAAACTACATATCCTTTgaactgcgtataaatttaattgttatccattttaagggCTAAACACATATAATCTATATCAATATACTGTGCTTGAAATTGGAAGGATTTTTAGGGGTGGGTAGGAGCTGGAGCAAAGGAGTATTGACAACTAATAAGTTGTTAAAACCCACGGTTGGCTTAATCTTTGCCTTGAAACAATGTATAATGGCTTATAGATATAGCAAAGAGTAAAATGATGCAAACCCATGAAATCAATTTAACAACCGTAACTACTAGATTTAGTAGGTAGGAGTCATATCTGTTATCAAATTTCTAAGGTTCTATGATAATATGATTACTAGATCTTTACTGACGCCCATAAAAAAGAAGCTTCCTAATTCATTTTCTATCTTTTTTGGTAAATAATAATCGTTTTTATAACGGGTCCTGgctaattaatattaattattagTACAGTTATTACTTTGTTGAGATTCTGCATACCTTTGTTTTGAATATTAATGTACCGGTAGTTCATCAAACAATACCATGGTTATGGCGACTtattaagaaaacaaaagaagaagaattaagGATTGGTTTAGTCATTTTAATGTTGCCATAGACATATAAATCAAGCTACAATAAGGGAAAcctatatttttgttttgatgataaAAAGCCTATGAGATTTAAAACTTACGCGTACCAGATATTTACTCCAAAACAATAGATACATGACATGTGTTTTGCACATGGACTTCAAACACTTACCCATTGTGAATTATATGTATTTATATCTCATTAAATCACTTAACCATGGTATATTAATATAGTTTGGCGTAAATACACTATGCAAGTAAGTATTTACCCTTAAAATGTTGTAGTAATAAATATGGTTATACATATCCTATTTAGTTTGTAATGACCTTGAATTACTATGTTAGCTAATTCCCTTTTTAACAAGACCTTCTTTAATTTCTAGACTTACTTTTCGACATCTTTATGCTTGCAAAAATATAAAAGTTCGAAAGAGTCTTTTTCCATTAAGTTATTTTAGCTTTTAAGTTGGATTGAGTACTCCTTTTGCAATCATTCATTCGCTTTTAGCCTATGATTTATTTGTGAGTCTGAGACAATCGAcacatttttcatccttctcgtTCTAATAGTCCGTTGTATCAAACTTAGATCGAAAACTTTGAAAAAAGTTATTTTGACATTTTGAGCtataaatatttttcaactttcagaAATATACGTGTGGTTTTAAGTATCATTTGTCTTGGACAAATTTATAATGTCTTATTTTAGTCAAATCGACCGTCAAAAAAACCGCGACGTAGCAAACTGTAGGGGCCATGTACATATTCTTCATGAGAAGCCATTTTCATCCCATGCATGCAGTTCCCACTTTGCTGAGTTAGTTTTAAAACCATATTATAAAATTACTGAAATTTCAAAACCTTGAATTAATTGATCTGTTGTACGTGGGACATGAAGACCATCAAGCATCATAGATTGCTTTTAGATAGTTCAATCAGTTACGCCTTAATTCAACTTTAGTTGACATAAGCATTTAGATAGTTATGAATTTATATTAATTACCCAACTAATGAATGCATTTGGAAAACGCAGAGGCGGCAGCATGATTTTAGGAGGATGGGTGCACTAATGTGAAGAGATGGATCTAGAATTTACATTTGACGTGTTTAACTTTAGTCTCTTACCATGAACCCACTACACTTTTGAAATTATATgttcaaaattatattctttttgaaaattttagtGATTTTCACGTATATATTTATATCCCTTGCCGAAAACAAGACCATCTAAAGTGGAATCTGAACGACCAATTTCACTCGTAGAGTGCACTCAATAATTATTACACCATAGAAATCTTTGAGTATTGGTGCACGTgtatatatttaaataattttaaaaaaaatataatattgttataCATAATTTAGGGAGTTGGGCATAAATTCACATGAAACCATATCAGACCCCTAAAAGCGGCCTATTGCATTTATATGATACGACCTCCCCGACCCTGCACATATGAGGTGCCTTTTTTTAGACAACTAATAAAGACAATTATTAAATCCCAAAGGAACTTTGTTTCTCACAGAAACAAACTAATAGCTTAACTAGCAAATTTATGATGGTCCACAGAGTTTAGAACTTTATGTAAAATGCAAGTAATGATTGAGGGGGAAATTGCATGAAAGAAATTAAATTGCTGTTCAAGAAGTAGAGATGACCCCAAAACATCCATCTCACCTAACTGAAGAAAATGATGACACAACGGAAAATTAAGGCACtttcaactatatatatatatatttgcgttGGCAGGTCATTCCTGAATACAACAAGATTACAAGAAATcagaactaaaaagaaaatcacTTCAATTCGTTCTCTATAGCACAATTGTAAATAGAAGTCCAATTGCAGAAATTTCAAGAAAGAGACAAAAATGAACTCTTGGATTCGTCTTTTCATAGTATTGGCAGCTTGTCTTTTTCCTCTTGTCGTTGAATGCAGGATTCGACATTACAAGTTCAATGTAAGTACTATTAGCACTgttactactaccactactattTTTTTCCCTTGTGAATGCGTAGTTAATAAGCTTAATTAATTACCTTCTTGCATCAGTAAACAACAATATGCAAGTTTCTTGATATTACCATAGTCACAAATGTTGGATAATTTGTAATATGGAAAGACATATACTCCCTCTCTCTCAATTTATATGTcatacttttctttttaatttgtcGCAAAAATAACACCatctttctatatttagaaataatttaagttaaaaaattttattttacgCTTAGTGAAATAATTTGTAGTCATACAAATATTTAAGGCTTAAATCAGTAGTATCAaaaatctttatttattttttaaactttatgTCTAGTTAAACGGTGCTACATAAATTGGGATGGAGGGAGTATGTTATAAAAAGGCTCTAACGTTTTGAGATTATGTTCTACAAAAGAGAATGTTGTCGGCACTTAAAGAGAGAATATATGATTAGGAAAAACTCAACCAATTTCAGATAAGTGTGATAACAAGCTTCATATTCCCCGAGATCTGCTATATAATCCAAAGTCAAAGAATCAATCTTTTGAGAAAGCGTTCTGCATGTTTCTAAGTGCTTTTATATTTAAATGGAgtatcctttttcttcttctttcagtATCAATTTTTTTAACAATAAACAACTTAATTTTCATTCAATCTGTTAAAAATGTGAAGAGAATCATCTATTATAAGTTTCTTGAAATGACTTGTTAATAAATATTGGGCCCATTTTCTTCTAGAGAAAAaagaattttctccttttcttttgcctcagcaataataataatataaataaggaAAACCAGAAAATTTTGGCAATTCCATCCCACTATTAACAAACTGTCACAAAGTCTATGAATCCAGAATGATTGGCTCTGTTAACTGTTAAGTAGATGTTTCGAACTCTAAGGCAACAAAAATTAGGTAAAAGAAATTTCCAATTAACAAAGGTGGTTGGTCTATAAAAACAAATCAGTTGACGCCAAGACAAGCAAAATCAATATATTTACTATCAAAATAATTTGTCAACTATACATCAACACAGTgactttttaatataaaaaatacaaaattcatAGCTATAAATATAATAATGTTTAATTGTTGCATGGCAGGTGGTAATGAAGAACACGACTCGCCTTTGTTCATCCAAGCCCATTGTTACTGTTAATGGAAAATTTCCAGGACCTACAATCTATGCTCGGGAAGGTGACACAGTACTTGTCAAAGTTGTTAACCATGTCAAGTATAATCTCTCTATCCATTGGTAAGTCATCTAATATCTACGACTTTAACTATTGTACAATACGAAGTCAGGATTTTCCATAAGAGGATTCaaaaaacaaatacaaaaaatTACACCTGAGATCTAAACTTGTAACGTAAagcaatttttaaataataattgtCACTACACTAGGGGATTTATCAATTTATATATATCCAACTTATAtttgggatctttacacaaatagctagCATGATTCACTGTTTACTTTCCTAACTGGTATATATAGATAAATTACACATGGTTATGTACATATtattatacatattttatatatccgtcattttttttgttttaaactGGCGGATGATCGGCTATTTAGGTGAattcttctttatttgtttttatctATTAAGACAATATAACTTTTTCGATGTAGGAAATTCAGTTGAACCCCTTCCTTCCACCTAGCTAGCTCCGCACAAGTAACCGTTCTTAAAAAGTGGACGAATTTAGTAACCTGGAACATAAGACAGATTATCTAATACAATGGATTAAAGTAATGATAACATTTTTTTTACAGGCATGGTATTAGACAACTTAGAACAGGTTGGGCAGATGGACCAGCATACATCACACAATGTCCAATTCAGCCAGGGCAAAACTATGTGTATAACTTCACTATTACAGGCCAAAGGGGTACACTATTTTGGCATGCTCATATTTTGTGGCTAAGGGCCACTGTTCATGGTGCAATTgttatcttgcctaaccttggaGTGCCTTATCCATTCCCTAAACCCAACCACGAAGCTGTCGTGATCCTAGGTAAAAAACATTAACTTCCTTAAACCAAAGTAGTAtcattattttcttgaaatattTATATACTATAAAATTGGAAGTTTTACTGATTTTGATAATGTGGTGCAGCTGAATGGTGGAAATCTGATACCGAAGCTGTGATTAATGAAGCCATAAAATCAGGATTAGCCCCTAATGTTTCTGATGCTCACACTATTAATGGTCATCCGGGACCCGTCTCAAATTGCGCATCACAAGGTAATACTTATACGAGTTTAGCTTTGATATACTGATAGAAAAAAAGGGGAATTAAGTATACCCCAATTTTTGGTAAAGAGCAAAAAACATGACATTTTTTGGACCATATAATATACAGGTGGATACAAATTGAACGTTGATCCAGGAAAAACCTACATGTTACGAGTCATCAACGCTGCGCTCAATGAAGAACTCTTTTTCAAAATTGCTGGCCATAAAATGACAGTAGTTGAAGTTGATGCCACTTACATTAAACCTTTCAAAACAGACACAATTGTAATTGCTCCTGGCCAAACAACAAATGTAATTGTCACTGCCAATCAAGGTTCTGGAAAATACATGGTTGCTGCTTCACCTTTTATGGATGCACCAATTGCTGTTGATAATGTTACAGCAATAGCCACTTTACATTATTCTGGCACACAAGGAAATAGCCACATTTCACTTACTAGTACACCACCTAAAAATGCCACCCCTGTAGCCAACACTTTTCTTGATTCTTTAAGAAGCCTGAATTCCAAAAAATACCCTGCTAATGTTCCCAAAAAAATTGATCATTCCCTATTTTTCACGGTAGGTTTAGGGATTAATCCATGCCCAACTTGCAAACAAGGTAATGGAAGCAGAGTTGTGGCTAGTGTAAACAATGTTACATTCGTTATGCCAACGGTTGCCCTTTTACAAGCACATTTCTTTGGGACTAAAGGAGTTTTCACGACAGATTTTCCAGCAAACCCGCCTTTTGCTTTCAACTATACGGGAACAGGACCAACTAATTTGGCGACGATGAATGGGACTAAGGTTTATAGGCTGCGGTATAACGATACAGTTCAATTGGTTTTGCAGGATACTGGAATTATAGCCCCTGAGAACCATCCAATCCATTTGCATGGCTTCAATTTTTTTCTAGTGGGTAAAGGCATAGGAAATTTTAATCCAAAAACAGATCCTAAGAATTTTAATCTTGTGGATCCTGTTGAGAGGAATACAGTTGGTGTTCCTGCCGGAGGATGGGTTGCTATAAGATTTCGTGCTGACAATCCAGGTATATACATCATTGTTTGTTAGATACAATATTGGGCTAAAATGACCCAAAGATACTTTTAATATGATGATATATTATCCGCTTTGGACCAAGCCCCCACGGTTTTACTCAAAAGACCTAACCCCATTAAGAAATTCCTCCACTTTTTATGTAGAATTACAATCTTTTTAGCTACCAATATGAGACTTTATTTGCACACCTAACATTTAACttaaagttttaaaatattttatgttattagtgtattttaattatatttgaaattgcaGGAGTTTGGTTTATGCATTGTCATCTAGAGATACACACAACATGGGGATTGAAAATGGCATGGCTTGTAGATAATGGCAAAGGCCCAAATGAGTCCCTTTTGCCACCTCCTAAGGATCTTCCAAAATGCTAAAATTGGAGAGGCCTTTTTTAAAGGAGTTAAATTTCACATACGAAGCATAATGTAGGGAAAGCAGGCTGAAGACTGCACCAAGAGAGACAAAGAAGAAAGGCGAGT
Proteins encoded in this window:
- the LOC107771104 gene encoding laccase-4-like precursor (The RefSeq protein has 1 substitution compared to this genomic sequence), giving the protein MNSWIRLFIVLAACLFPLVVECRIRHYKFNVVMKNTTRLCSSKPIVTVNGKFPGPTIYAREGDTVLVKVVNHVKYNLSIHWHGIRQLRTGWADGPAYITQCPIQPGQNYVYNFTITGQRGTLFWHAHILWLRATVHGAIVILPNLGVPYPFPKPNHEAVVILAEWWKSDTEAVINEAIKSGLAPNVSDAHTINGHPGPVSNCASQGGYKLNVDPGKTYMLRVINAALNEELFFKIAGHKMTVVEVDATYIKPFKTDTIVIAPGQTTNVIVTANQGSGKYMVAASPFMDAPIAVDNVTAIATLHYSGTQGNSHISLTSTPPKNATPVANTFLDSLRSLNSKKYPAKVPKKIDHSLFFTVGLGINPCPTCKQGNGSRVVASVNNVTFVMPTVALLQAHFFGTKGVFTTDFPANPPFAFNYTGTGPTNLATMNGTKVYRLRYNDTVQLVLQDTGIIAPENHPIHLHGFNFFLVGKGIGNFNPKTDPKNFNLVDPVERNTVGVPAGGWVAIRFRADNPGVWFMHCHLEIHTTWGLKMAWLVDNGKGPNESLLPPPKDLPKC